The bacterium genome includes a window with the following:
- a CDS encoding TonB-dependent receptor — MAALLLSAAAGPAGAQTAPPSAAAVADSFIVVGGDTLFLALPLEVVGSRVPVALPGVVRNLAVVGEDEAARAPARSTAELLQTVPGVVVSQRQQYGVQSDLTMRGSTFDQVQVLLNGFPAGDPQTGHHALDLPVGKDDIARLEVLPGHGSSLYGAGAFGGTVNVVTRRPADIGGGRVALTGGDNGIWGASASADLRLGAATGSRVSFERFRTDGWEVDQPDGSTAWGGNDADAWHATGRVVHEGEGGEWDVFGAYSDRRYGALDYYAPYPAFEKTKTLFTTAQYRRSLSDRVTVEPRAWYRRHRDEFILFRTNPDAYTNDHVTRSTGGELNGVMRLDDAHAVAVSLEAAYEDIDSRGLRGGVWGEALGSHLRRRLSGAVELKRDRGPWRWQAGGRVDRQTGYDARFSGSGAVSWEADPALTLRASAGSVYRVPTFTDLYYEDPANRGSADLVPETGWTWDLGAAWDRGPWHATVAWFERYEDDLIEWARPAGDTVWRVLNIAEGTTRGAETAVAWLHPAGHRLEFGWAHTDKETTLPGGYEGKYTLLVPEDVLTAQATVALHRNLHATLVARRLVHSGGPIDFREYGLLDGRLGWSHDDGWSVSLAGTNLTDRRYEEVPGVQMPGTVFTATVGRAF, encoded by the coding sequence GTGGCCGCCCTGCTCCTTTCCGCCGCCGCCGGGCCGGCCGGGGCGCAGACCGCGCCGCCGTCGGCCGCCGCCGTCGCCGACTCGTTCATCGTCGTGGGCGGCGATACGCTCTTCCTGGCCCTGCCGCTCGAGGTGGTCGGGTCGCGCGTGCCGGTGGCCCTGCCCGGGGTCGTGCGCAACCTGGCGGTGGTGGGTGAGGACGAGGCGGCCCGCGCGCCCGCCCGCTCGACGGCCGAGCTGCTGCAGACGGTGCCGGGCGTCGTCGTCTCCCAGCGCCAGCAGTACGGCGTGCAGTCCGACCTGACCATGCGCGGGTCGACCTTCGACCAGGTGCAGGTGCTGCTGAACGGCTTCCCGGCGGGCGATCCCCAGACCGGGCACCACGCCCTCGATCTGCCCGTGGGCAAGGACGACATCGCCCGCCTCGAGGTGCTGCCCGGCCACGGTTCGAGTCTCTACGGGGCCGGCGCTTTCGGCGGCACGGTGAACGTGGTGACCCGCCGTCCGGCCGACATCGGGGGCGGTCGGGTGGCGCTGACCGGCGGCGACAACGGGATCTGGGGCGCGAGCGCGTCCGCGGACCTGCGCCTCGGCGCGGCGACCGGCTCGCGCGTCTCCTTCGAGCGTTTCCGCACCGACGGCTGGGAGGTCGACCAGCCCGACGGCTCGACCGCCTGGGGCGGCAACGACGCCGATGCCTGGCACGCCACCGGCCGCGTGGTGCACGAGGGGGAAGGCGGCGAGTGGGACGTCTTCGGCGCCTACAGCGACCGGCGGTACGGCGCCCTCGACTACTACGCGCCCTACCCCGCCTTCGAGAAGACGAAGACGCTCTTCACCACGGCCCAGTACCGGCGCAGCCTGTCCGACCGGGTCACCGTCGAGCCGCGGGCGTGGTACCGGCGCCACCGCGACGAGTTCATCCTCTTCCGCACCAACCCCGACGCCTACACCAACGACCACGTCACGCGGTCGACGGGGGGCGAGCTGAACGGCGTCATGCGGCTGGACGACGCCCACGCCGTGGCCGTCAGTCTCGAGGCGGCGTACGAGGACATCGACAGCCGGGGCCTGCGCGGGGGCGTGTGGGGCGAGGCCCTCGGGTCGCACCTGCGCCGGCGGCTCTCCGGCGCGGTCGAACTGAAGCGCGACCGCGGGCCCTGGCGGTGGCAGGCCGGCGGGCGCGTCGACCGCCAGACCGGGTACGACGCCCGCTTCTCCGGCTCGGGCGCCGTGTCGTGGGAGGCCGATCCGGCCCTCACCCTGCGGGCGAGCGCGGGCAGCGTGTACCGCGTGCCGACCTTCACCGACCTGTACTACGAGGATCCGGCCAACCGCGGCAGTGCCGATCTCGTGCCCGAGACCGGCTGGACCTGGGACCTGGGCGCCGCCTGGGATCGCGGCCCGTGGCACGCCACGGTGGCCTGGTTCGAGCGCTACGAGGACGACCTGATCGAGTGGGCCCGCCCGGCGGGCGACACCGTTTGGCGGGTGCTGAACATCGCCGAGGGCACCACGCGCGGGGCCGAGACCGCGGTGGCCTGGCTGCACCCGGCCGGCCACCGCCTGGAGTTCGGCTGGGCCCACACCGACAAGGAGACCACCCTGCCCGGCGGCTACGAGGGCAAGTACACCCTGCTCGTGCCCGAGGACGTGCTGACGGCCCAGGCCACGGTCGCCCTCCATCGCAACCTGCACGCGACTCTGGTCGCCCGGCGTCTGGTGCACAGCGGCGGACCGATCGACTTCCGCGAGTACGGGCTCCTCGACGGCCGCCTCGGCTGGAGCCACGATGACGGATGGTCGGTCTCCCTCGCGGGAACCAACCTGACCGACCGGCGCTACGAGGAGGTGCCCGGCGTGCAGATGCCCGGCACGGTCTTCACGGCCACGGTGGGACGTGCGTTCTAG
- a CDS encoding pyridoxal-phosphate dependent enzyme — MPPHDGGRAAGPVPSGRRRVAISANHRPADDDRPPPASAEEGFVLLDGVTPVAPLSPADFSGQQLVAADTARDLEERLAAFEDLLESEVGDTTLYRARNVERAAGMRQLFLKFEGGNPSGTQKDRIAFAQALDAMRRSYDTIAVATCGNYGVATALAAASAGLRCLVHIPAGYHSLRTREMEELGAEIVRVPGDYENAVEVSRAQAEAEDLYDANPGGANTLIQLRAYGEIAYEIYDELRDAPAAIAVPASNGTTLAGIHHGFVSLYRRGKTSRIPRFICGSSHGKNPIVRAWRKGLPDCSDLEPEKIHETAVNEPLINWHSIDGDLALDAIRQSEGWAADASDRAMLQQARELREKEGLQVLPASTAGLLVLLARHQQEPLPGDRYVAVLTGRK; from the coding sequence ATGCCGCCACACGACGGCGGGCGGGCAGCTGGGCCCGTCCCGTCCGGACGAAGGAGGGTCGCCATCAGCGCGAATCACCGCCCGGCGGACGACGATCGCCCGCCTCCCGCATCGGCGGAGGAGGGGTTCGTCCTCCTCGACGGAGTGACCCCGGTCGCTCCGCTCTCGCCGGCCGATTTCTCCGGCCAGCAGCTCGTCGCCGCGGACACGGCGCGCGATCTCGAGGAGCGCCTCGCCGCCTTCGAGGACCTGCTCGAGTCCGAGGTGGGCGACACCACCCTCTACCGCGCGCGCAACGTGGAGCGCGCTGCGGGCATGCGCCAGCTCTTCCTCAAGTTCGAGGGCGGCAATCCCTCCGGCACCCAGAAGGACCGCATCGCCTTCGCCCAGGCCCTGGACGCCATGCGGCGCAGCTACGACACCATCGCCGTGGCCACCTGCGGCAACTACGGCGTGGCGACGGCCCTGGCCGCGGCCTCGGCCGGCCTGCGCTGCCTGGTCCACATCCCGGCCGGCTACCACAGCCTGCGCACCCGCGAGATGGAGGAGCTCGGCGCCGAGATCGTGCGCGTGCCGGGCGACTACGAGAACGCGGTCGAGGTGTCGCGCGCCCAAGCCGAGGCCGAGGATCTGTATGACGCCAATCCCGGCGGCGCGAACACCCTGATCCAGCTGCGGGCCTACGGCGAGATCGCCTACGAGATCTACGACGAGCTGCGCGACGCCCCGGCGGCGATCGCGGTGCCGGCGAGCAACGGCACGACCCTCGCCGGCATCCACCACGGCTTCGTCAGCCTGTACCGGCGCGGCAAGACCTCGCGCATCCCGCGCTTCATCTGCGGCTCGTCCCACGGCAAGAACCCCATCGTGCGCGCCTGGCGCAAGGGGCTGCCCGACTGCAGCGACCTCGAGCCGGAGAAGATCCACGAGACGGCGGTCAACGAGCCGCTGATCAACTGGCATTCCATCGACGGCGACCTGGCCCTCGACGCCATCCGGCAGAGCGAGGGGTGGGCCGCCGACGCCAGCGACCGCGCCATGCTGCAGCAGGCGCGGGAGCTGCGCGAGAAGGAGGGGTTGCAGGTGCTGCCGGCGTCGACCGCCGGCCTGCTCGTGCTGCTGGCCCGCCATCAACAGGAACCCCTGCCGGGCGACCGCTACGTGGCCGTCCTGACGGGAAGGAAGTGA
- a CDS encoding DUF1611 domain-containing protein, with amino-acid sequence MTHDYEGVAAVYCQGAFTTTNGKTAHGLVRRSERYRVAAVIDAGFAGRDAGEVLDGRANGIPVVADLAAAQAAAEAAGAGLTHFVMGLAPDGGRLPAPARRDVADALRAGLNVDSGLHDFLGDDPDLAALAFEAGVGIRDIRRPPERADLHFFDGRISQVDALKIAVLGTDSAVGKRTTAWFLVDGWRARGLGAALVGTGQTAWLQGAKHGIVLDSLINDFVAGEIEHAVWSCWQDGHPDVIVLEGQGSLMNPAYPGGFELLAAGRPDAVVMQHAPKRRDYDGFPGHALHDLPTQIQAVELIGGRPVAAITVNHEDMGPDEVAAACAAITAETGLPACDVLRDGPDAVLAALDPFLAAAQQRRGR; translated from the coding sequence ATGACGCATGACTACGAGGGGGTGGCCGCGGTCTACTGCCAGGGCGCTTTCACCACCACCAACGGCAAGACGGCCCACGGCCTGGTGCGGCGCAGCGAGCGCTACCGGGTCGCCGCCGTCATCGACGCGGGCTTCGCCGGACGCGATGCCGGCGAGGTGCTCGATGGCCGGGCCAACGGCATCCCGGTCGTGGCCGACCTGGCGGCGGCGCAGGCCGCGGCGGAAGCTGCGGGCGCCGGGCTGACCCACTTCGTCATGGGCCTGGCGCCGGACGGCGGCCGCCTGCCGGCTCCGGCGCGGCGCGACGTGGCCGACGCCCTGCGCGCCGGCCTGAACGTCGACTCCGGCCTGCACGATTTCCTGGGCGACGATCCCGACCTGGCGGCGCTGGCCTTCGAGGCCGGGGTCGGGATCCGTGACATCCGGCGCCCGCCCGAGCGCGCCGACCTGCACTTCTTCGACGGCCGCATCAGCCAGGTCGACGCCCTGAAGATCGCCGTGCTGGGCACCGACTCGGCGGTGGGCAAGCGCACCACGGCCTGGTTCCTGGTCGACGGCTGGCGCGCGCGCGGCCTGGGCGCCGCGCTGGTGGGCACCGGCCAGACGGCCTGGCTGCAGGGCGCGAAGCACGGCATCGTGCTCGACTCCCTGATCAACGACTTCGTCGCCGGCGAGATCGAGCACGCCGTGTGGTCGTGCTGGCAGGACGGGCACCCGGACGTGATCGTGCTCGAGGGCCAGGGCAGCCTCATGAACCCGGCCTACCCGGGCGGCTTCGAGCTGCTGGCGGCGGGCCGGCCCGACGCGGTCGTCATGCAGCACGCGCCGAAGCGCCGCGACTACGACGGCTTCCCGGGTCACGCGCTGCACGACCTGCCGACCCAGATCCAGGCCGTCGAGCTCATCGGCGGCCGGCCGGTGGCCGCGATCACCGTCAATCACGAGGACATGGGGCCCGACGAGGTGGCCGCCGCCTGCGCCGCCATCACCGCCGAGACCGGCCTGCCGGCCTGCGATGTGCTGCGCGATGGGCCCGACGCCGTCCTCGCGGCCCTCGACCCCTTCCTGGCCGCGGCGCAGCAGCGCCGGGGCCGCTGA